DNA from Nymphaea colorata isolate Beijing-Zhang1983 chromosome 4, ASM883128v2, whole genome shotgun sequence:
TTGATGTTGTCCCGGCTTGACCTGCATTGTCTCTCTACCCTTGAACCGGCTCCTACCTGCCACACTTGACAAGAGCCATCGTACACATTCAAGGAGGCTATCTCATGGTCCAGATCTCAGTGTGGGCCCACACCCTACTCAACCTTTGCCAGCACCCACTTATTGTAGCATGTCTCTCTGCCTCAAGAAGAAGTTAACCTTGCCAGACCAGTGCCCAACTCTAGCAACAAGGCTTGGACACGGTACACAGTAAAAGAAAGAAgtacattttgataatttattaaaaaatgtccTCTatatctttttactttttttattttcaatattgtctttacaaataattttccttttcaatgtgaactaagggtattttagtcattaaacCAGACTGGCACACAAAAATTCATCCACCATATGGTACATATAACCAGGCTTGCAATAGGTAGCATCAAAGACTCCGTTGAAATGATTTGTTGTTTCCtagatttaatgactagatcattTGCCTATAACTATGACTGCTAAATGTAAGGATAGAAGTGATGTTCCAAACAAAGCCTAAGATAGCTAGTGGAATAGAGTGGTTAAGGTCCTGCGGTGGTGCAACCCGGTGGGTTCtttggccttctcttttttgccttgtttggatggaatgaaactTAAGGAAGTGATTAATGGATGGAAGGgccaagaaaggaaaggaattgaaagaaaattggtagggaaagaaaagaaaaggagaagaaaatgaaaaagattattataaaagcttgtttcgatataaaagaaagggaaagagataatttaaattgatttacaATAATGTCCTTAACACTTGAACTTATTATCtaactaaaaatatttgattcaaTAGTACTACATGtctatctctaaaaaaaataacaacattgtacttatgttaattttttatttaataaaaagtaaCCAAATTAAATACTCGATGGTACTTGGCTAGAAAATTCATGGGTTCTTTcttatacttaatttttttaacattcttttaaatttttttaacgttACTGACTGGAACAGATTAGAAATGGGTGCTTCTACATGTGCATTCATTACTATTGCCATCTTCCCCGGTTTCGCGAAGAAAGGCAAAGAGACAAATGTAGAAACCAGGTGGCTGACACTGTCGACTGGTAAACTTCAGTTCTACGAAATTGGTGGAGAGTACATAACctgcccacttttttttttcaaaacaaagaaatttatttagCCCATCGGAGTTGTGATCTGACCAATGACTAGAAGCACAACTTGTCCGAGCCAGAGGGGAAGGCCCAGCTAGGCCCACAGGTAGCTATCAATGTCCTTGCCAAACTTATGGGACTCGTACTAATGCAGTTCAGCTGTTGTCTTTCAACAAACcctgtttgacagaaccatgagctcagtactaggtgtgaaaggtctctctaacaatagcaacagagcaagatcaagtggcactagccaggtAAGGTTAAGTATTTGCTATCATGttggtttaaaagaagaaatccaacatttttcctgcggcttatatatacatacatatatacatatatatatatatatatatatatatatatatatagcagtagAATTCGACTGCTATCTTGATAAGTGTGTGAAGGGAGTGGAATAGTTGGGTCAGATGCTGCTGATTTTGGCCCATAAGTTTATCTTCatcaaatttaagtgttttttatttttgacgaaagtcgatttctttcttttcatttttgtccacttgtgTGCCGCTCAGCATACCTTCTTTAGATGCCTCGtattttagcttctttttttctccaaactgtgattagtttttctaaataaattatttgatttaaatttttaatggtgtctcagcattaattatttttctcgctttacatcattaaaaaatcaaatgccaatattttaaaacacagtgttataggagaaattatatatatatatatatataataaaaaaaaatataatatatataattttattgcagTCAAATCATGTCAGGTTAagtatgttcttttcttttaatttcattactgTCAAGCGAACCTGCGCCAAACATGGGCTTGGATCCTGATGGCTGGGGTGAGCCAGGCTTGAGACTTGATGGCTAGACCGAGCCCAGTTATACATTCACATGTTGTTATTGAACTTTTGCCAATCAAGTCAATTGCTGAGAAACAGGTGACCCAGgagggcctgcttccttataaaacaaccgatgccaaaagcctcatatggacttcttggtgtgatttcttagaatcttacactttgcaaaaatttcataatttcaattctttcaaatatccacttgaattaaaaagacacactataaaatgcatgatTTATAAATTATTCGACTATAAGtagtttccatatatttttttcaaatgtacgcaggtttttcagattttgggtatgtgttttaaatttgtgaagatgattaaatgcatattaatgacataaatatgaaaaacaaaactttgaagatcGCTCAAATAATGGCCAGCTTGGGATTTTATCGTATCAGCTAATTAATCGGggcctttgtgcatcaattgatggatataaaacaaaataatatttgaaattgtttttaaaatttttgtaaaggaaaaaggtattttttatCTGTATCGATTCAAGCCAAAGGACATTGCCTTCTGTTTGACCTAAACAGCATcgcatttatcatttatacaagGTACGTGCTGGTATTCACataattgatttttgttttcaattacgaaaaaaaatcaaatgagagagatggtCATCAATTTGAGAAGTTTAAAACAGCTAGACAAGACTCTGTTGATGCATAAATTAAACAAGAGCGGCAATGAAATGacaacacacatatttaaccaagataattaattacaatttgtcaccgattttcagtaacattatctatACACGTGTTATCTTTCCCCTAAAACGGTTGCTTCACTCCTGcagcagatggagtgctggacatgagATAATTGTCAACATTTCAAGCTTGGAGAGGCAGGTGATCCGTTCCTgtgcatccgtgggacatgttgtttcattttgttgtggagtaatattattgacgtccaccagagacttcagattgggtaACTTAGAAAGCCATAGTCTTCTCAGTttggggaggcattgccagtggcctcccaagcagATGTCCTCAGAGAAAGAGTATAGTtacaatgtctccagttggagagaccccacacccactgagGCAACCCATTGCCACTTCCATACACATGCAACGTCTCCAATTtaggcaagtcaccaatcgtgttgagaCCATCACAGTCAGAAATATTCAAGGACTTCAACAAAGGCATGCTCAGCAATGCACAGAATGTTGGGCATTCTCTGACCTGCAAattttccaatgatttaattcctatcacagTTGCCAGCAATGGGCAACGTTCCAGGCATAGTGTCCGCAGgtccacatagttggtgtccaaataccacacTGGCCTATCTCTTTCATAATCACAAATTGCCAACCTCTCTATaccatgtggaggttccaaagcctccagcaaacccctctCTTCAGAAGCACTACCCACTCTGTCATCATCTCCCACCTTGAAGTACAATTCCACACCATTCAGTTCATGCCTCTCCTTGAGATGTACCTTCTTTGCATCGATCACTTTCACCCTTCCTCCCCGCAAACCTTCAATGGACAATTCcccctttagtttgttcaagtcttttagttcatTAATATTTCAACCTCTTGTCTTccctttgtcatcgcataccataaacctatgcaaggtctgtaaattggtaagcttccccaagccttcagCTACAAATTCCAAACACTTTGTTCctttcagcccaagatacctcaagttcaCAGttgcccatttccttgggcaactcttcaatatCACTAtgacttaaatccaatgtttgcaagttacggagcctgccgattgaactgggcaaggGTCTCACTTTAGAATAGCTGAGATCgatatattttagaagtgaaaggtcttcaatggactttggcaacTCATGAATATCCTGACAtgccctcaatgacaacaccctcaaccacttgaaattggttatgtatttaatataaaacagaGGCAAGTGTAACTTGGAACCGGAACCGGAATCCGAttttaagtatataatataAGGCAGAGGGAAGTCTGACttggaatcagccaacaatgtgcacaccttatttgctgtttccaaggCATTAGGCTTGTGTCCCTCTGCATCATCGTGTACACTAAGTAATGACTTatggtgggtgtgctcagtagcggaggcatggctatattccCTTCCatctatatataaggcaaggtcatgcaaaatgttatGCAACGTGAGATGAGTGCCCTCATAACCATATCCACGTGCTTTTTCAATCAAGCATCGGTTCATCAGATcatcaatgtattggtttgctgTCATTTCCACATCTatgccttccttttcctctatCAATTCATGCACCAACCATTGCCAGATCAATCTCTCCCTTTCCATCTTATAATCCTTTgaataaatgcagcaatatgCAAAACAGCTCTTTAAATAATGCGGCAAGTCAtcatagctcagcatgagacctgAAAGAACTTTGCCACCGATTTCAGCTGCAGACATCtcccattcccatatcttactaccCTCCACGAATTTCCAGTCTTTTGTATGCATTTCTTGGTACGCATCATCGACCCTACCGTCTTAATCACAAGcagcaacccaccacacttccttACTATTCTCTCTCCAACATCTCTGATCCTATGCagcaccaaatcttcttctgtttggcttGCCTCCTTTAGAAACAACTCCCAGCTTTGGTCAAAACTAAATTCTGGTAATTCATGGACATAAGAAGCACACATCCCTTTcgatacatttttctttctactggtaatcaaaatatTGCTCCCCATTGCACCTGCCATCAATGTTCCCTctacctcttcctcccaccattctAGTTCCCacacatcatctaggaccaacaaaaattttcctttaagAGCTCATTCTGTAATTGTGTGCACAACTCACTCATGGAACAATAAGGGTTTTCTCTAGATcccttgcacacttcccttagtatctgccgcaccaaaaCCTTACGGTTTTGCCTctccgaaacacaaacccaccatctacattttccaaaatgttcTTTGACTTCTTtaaagaccatttttgcaagagttgttttgccGATTCCACCTTTTCCTACAATAGAAATAATAGAAATACCACCCTTCTGTGCCTTACTACTTTGTATAGAGTCATTCGACCAGAGCTTTTCTACTAtcacctttttatcatcctccctCCCTGTAGGTGGTTGTACACCCATGtgatgggttgtctctcgggggttgtcatgttcaccacgaACAGGACCCTCACTACCAATATCTCTTGGTGTTATTTCGAGCACATCCGccattatcttatttttttatattttctcaagcttttggctgatatttttaatatcaattgCAAGGTTGTAGGaagcagatacatgttccttaaagcaagagcacagaatggtccagggcttccttaccttgttccatgaagttatagaatgcttgtcccttttgcaaattgcaattgtGCTTTGGTATCCTTCGAtgatacatgttccttaaagcaagagcaCGATCGAACCCCTTTCCCCtctcattttgacaaaaaaaccacTCTTTATGCGGcatttttgaccatttttagtgggcattagccctgcccacatcagaaaatgttttcttgcaggcctaatggccaatcccacctatttcaatcctatttcttttacaaaaaatttgaaaaaaggtcaaaattagttgaaattcctatgaaaatgttataaaattttaaaaaaaaattgaattttgggttttggctccaaaatcctttataaataccccccacatcccccctcttgggcaagagttagCCCTTGGAAAAACTCTAGTGTACTCACttaaagacttagagtttttcccttagctctctctctccctcttcctctttccatttctcttctttctcttcaacttggagcaagctacaactctcttggagacatcatcttcattattttggagattatttcaaggtaagtccaagataatttcaagtatggttgttcattttcttaagttatttcttattagaggtatgtaatcatcatccctctgatttctctcttattttctttcttttcatcttcatctctccatgaccaaaagagatagcactcaacttctttttatagacaagaggctatgctcaagtgcaccaagagtatggaaagatgagatgatctttcatttcatgattgaatcatgttttctcttttattgaatatagcattgtttttttttcttcattttcttctcatcttcatctcatgacaaaaagaaatatcactcaacctctttttagagaaaagatgctatgctcaagtgcaacaGGATCAtaaaaagatgagatgatctttcatttcatgattgaatcatgtcttctcttttattgaatgtagcattgtgtttctttcttccttttcttctcatcctcGTCTctccatagccaaaggagataacactcaatctcttcttagagataagaggctatgctcaagtgtaccaggggaatgaaaagatgagatgatctttcattttatagttACATTATGCCCTCtctcctagttgaatctttctcttcccatcatcctctctctctctctctctttccttccttgaatattgtctatatatcaTCCACGCATAGTTGCTTGGATTTCccttttatatgtgaacatatggtgagaatgagagtgtggttaggggttttttatttttatcttcatatcaACTTTTGAgtttgggacttgtccaacccgaggaaaaccctcacaaaaatatacatgttaatgtgcatttgtatgtcattttgTGCTAGTTTCCTTTCTAATCATCCAATTAGGTACCCTAATGAGTGCctcgttatattgcttgattttcttccatacccaccggtggaagaaaaatatcccttgtgacaaaccaaataataacattccatatttatataaatcatattttctaaaacatttttaaaagaaaccttctaatgcTGCCTTAgcgacttagcttagactcttgcatgagtccaagctctcctccggctcacattaaacttgaagttggtaattttaagttattccttgatttctaaacttgtgaaggcacacatgtatatacatattatatatatccatgTGCGCATAATGATCTccttatctttctctctctatgctttcattttccattttacaaattttcatatgtgcatgaatgtgtatgcatatgtgctctatttcctctctttcaaacattttattcctcttttcaagacaaatatcttcccaTACAGAATTTCCTATACAttcccatatatacgtatgtatatttttctttttcttttcaaatcaatacatctttttcttttaaacttttatatatgtgtatatgtaacGGAATGTACACATAtgtgcatgtctttctctatctctctctctttcttttcattagagtgttttatctcttgtattctttttaacattatcctctcatgattttttttatttaccgacttcattaagaccacaaaccaagtaatgacccaatattggaatcatgcttgatggtctacaatccaatctcctttcaacaaaaaaacttttactTCTTACATAcgataattataaaaacaaaaatcttagatgtatgttgtagTAGGAATGaatttagatgaatgttgtggtaagaatgttttacattcttccaatcatataggatgaaTGTATCCATGCCTTCACCTTCActcaatatcacttatgatcacaaacaccactccaaagaacttaagcaagatgagatgaaactctaactaggtggtaactgaattagaacaaaatctcaaacctacttaaagtcttaagagaacactaaaatgacttcaaaatgatttctcaaactttccaaaggatattttccaattttagtgttccccaaaatatttcacattctcaagcaactcttcaagagtctttttaaaagtttgatacatcaaactttcaatatttttctaaaccgcatatagaataaaaaagatgtttaagttaatcTAAATtcgttgatcctcgtaccgatgataaacatagcccttgggttgattacccccggtaaaggcgccgggaatggttgatcctcgtaccgatgggcgagtccctttctttcttatttcaaaacaaaaccttatttttctggagcactccaaaaccaatgaaaattttgggatgcaaacacctttcttctcttttcccaatTTTTCTAGTTTCCCCAATGATTTAGTCAGAGGCATTAGGAAATTGACACATAAAGATGATGCTCCACCTTGATGTGGAACTCAGGAAAGCACACAGCTGAAGGttgatagaaaaaaaacaaaaaggtgaaaaaaaaatcacaaaaagatgaagaaggagcTAGGCATTTGCCTGGGCTTGGTAGGGTCCTTCCCTTTCTTAGCAGCTCTCTTCCCAGCTCCGTCGCTCCCAGAGACCTCCATCTTTGTTCCCAtcctgaaatcacaagttactccATCTGATCTCccaaaaacctcaaaaaaaaccataggaaaacaaaatctgatttccttGTGGTGGGCAATGGTGCTACCTTGTGTCGAGTTCCAGACAAGGAAGAgagttatggatttttttttttttttggcttccttcctttattgccttctccaatcatcttgagactcttcatttctttgcggtcttcttcattgatttgatccttgtgtgaaatttttggaataattttttttatttctttcataaatttccacttctgtatttcttcactcctatcaatggcttttgtgattgcaattggatttggtgTTCTTTTCCCTTGTTGCAATCGATTTTTTTCTCCGACCTGCTGAGTATATGTTGATTGATTATTAAAATTGGATGAAACCAAAGCGGATTGAGCCGATGGATGAAAGCAGCTATGCTCTTCCGCCGTTCTTTCCAATCCCAAtgtataaaaacaaattcaaaattagcaTACAAATTCATGAGATCACGATGCATAAAAGATTCATGagtaaaaaaaaaccataattttacttcttaaaaatatgtttaaaaatgtgacctttttaaacaacaaaaatttggttGAACATGCCTATGAGCTgattgttcgcaccccacttATCACGGCGTGGGTTGGGAAGTTTGCAAGTGAAGCaggaaaaattaagtttttcttgaaaatagattttaagTGAAAGGGAACCTCCCTTGCCACCATTAATGGGGGTAATCGATACGAGATCTGAATTTTCTTAAGCTTGACAAGTTGTTTGTTTTTCTGCACCATGTGTGAGGATTGGAATTCAgatttttaaagttcatttcaagcaaagacttggatttgattgaaaatatttctgtactttaaaattttgaagattgggaGTTCATCcttgaaaagtaattttttaattaatcattgATTTTTAGCAATTGAGCCTT
Protein-coding regions in this window:
- the LOC116252618 gene encoding putative disease resistance protein RGA3, translated to MADVLEITPRDIGSEGPVRGEHDNPRETTHHMGVQPPTGREDDKKVIVEKLWSNDSIQSSKAQKGGISIISIVGKGGIGKTTLAKMVFKEVKEHFGKCRWWVCVSERQNRKVLVRQILREVCKGSRENPYCSMNDVWELEWWEEEVEGTLMAGAMGSNILITSRKKNVSKGMCASYVHELPEFSFDQSWELFLKEASQTEEDLVLHRIRDVGERIVRKCGGLLLVIKTVGSMMRTKKCIQKTGNSWRVVRYGNGRCLQLKSVAKFFQDYKMERERLIWQWLVHELIEEKEGIDVEMTANQYIDDLMNRCLIEKARGYGYEGTHLTLHNILHDLALYIDGREYSHASATEHTHHKSLLSVHDDAEGHKPNALETANKGELSIEGLRGGRVKVIDAKKVHLKERHELNGVELYFKVGDDDRVGSASEERGLLEALEPPHGIERLAICDYERDRPVWYLDTNYVDLRTLCLERCPLLATVIGIKSLENLQVRECPTFCALLSMPLLKSLNISDCDGLNTIGDLPKLETLHVYGSGNGLPQWVWGLSNWRHCNYTLSLRTSAWEATGNASPN